The segment AGGGGAACGTCCTCACCACGGCTCAGCTCGCCGGGATCATGGCAGCGAAGCGAACCGGGGAGCTGATCCCGCTCTGCCATCCCCTTCCTCTGACCGATGTCGACGTACGGCTTGACGCGCGCCCCGACGCCGGGGTCATCGAGATCGAAGCCCGCGCCAAGTGCGTGGGCAAGACAGGAGTGGAGATGGAGGCCCTCACCGCGGTTGCGACAGCGGCGCTCACGATCTACGACATGGCGAAGGCGGTCGAGCGGACGATGCGCATCACCGATATCCGCCTGGTGCGCAAGAGCGGGGGGAAGAGCGGGGAGCTCGTGCTCGAGGAGGAGGGATGAAGGTCACGGTGCTGCTGTTCGCCGCGTTGCGCGAGGCGGCGGGAACGAGCGAGCTTGATCTCAACCTCGCGGACGGGACCACCATCTCCGGACTGATCTCCCGCCTGGAGCGCGATCATCCGGGGCTGGCGGCTCACCTC is part of the Candidatus Bipolaricaulota bacterium genome and harbors:
- the moaC gene encoding cyclic pyranopterin monophosphate synthase MoaC, which produces MDERRLTHLDDAGRVRMVDVSGKGDTVREAVARGRIEMSPATCRMITEGKIEKGNVLTTAQLAGIMAAKRTGELIPLCHPLPLTDVDVRLDARPDAGVIEIEARAKCVGKTGVEMEALTAVATAALTIYDMAKAVERTMRITDIRLVRKSGGKSGELVLEEEG
- a CDS encoding MoaD/ThiS family protein, translating into MKVTVLLFAALREAAGTSELDLNLADGTTISGLISRLERDHPGLAAHLPHAKPAVNRRLVDGARILHDGDEVAFLPPVGGG